The following are from one region of the Noviherbaspirillum sedimenti genome:
- the cysM gene encoding cysteine synthase CysM, translating to MPYLTIEDTIGNTPLVQLNRGLAEAARRRNNIILAKLEGNNPAGSVKDRPALSMIKHAELRGQIKPGDTLIEATSGNTGIALAMAAAMRGYKMVLLMPENLSEERRQSMAAYGAKIILTPRTGGMEYARDLADQMQKDGKGIILDQFSNPDNPLAHYETTGPEIWRDTEGRITHFISAMGTTGTIVGVSRYLKEQNPAIRVIGAQPEEGSQIPGIRKWPEAYLPKIYDKSLVDQLEYVSQAAAEKMARRMAVEEGVFCGISAAGACEVALRISETVENATIVFIVCDRGDRYLSTGVFPA from the coding sequence ATGCCTTATCTGACGATCGAAGACACCATAGGTAATACCCCGCTGGTGCAGTTGAACCGCGGCCTGGCGGAAGCGGCCAGGCGCCGCAACAACATCATTCTGGCCAAGCTGGAAGGCAATAACCCCGCTGGTTCGGTCAAGGACCGTCCGGCGCTGTCGATGATCAAGCACGCCGAACTGCGCGGCCAGATCAAGCCGGGCGATACCCTGATCGAGGCCACCAGCGGCAATACCGGCATCGCCCTGGCAATGGCCGCGGCCATGCGCGGCTACAAGATGGTGTTGCTGATGCCGGAAAACCTCAGCGAGGAGCGCCGCCAGAGCATGGCGGCCTATGGCGCAAAAATCATCCTGACCCCCCGGACTGGCGGTATGGAATACGCGCGCGACCTGGCCGACCAGATGCAAAAGGATGGCAAGGGCATCATCCTCGACCAGTTTTCCAATCCGGACAATCCGCTGGCGCATTACGAAACCACCGGCCCGGAGATCTGGCGCGACACTGAGGGCAGGATCACGCATTTCATCAGCGCCATGGGCACGACCGGCACCATCGTGGGCGTGTCACGCTACCTGAAGGAACAGAATCCGGCGATCCGGGTGATCGGCGCGCAACCCGAAGAAGGCTCGCAGATACCCGGTATCCGCAAATGGCCGGAGGCGTATTTGCCGAAGATTTACGACAAGTCGCTGGTCGACCAGCTGGAATACGTCAGCCAGGCGGCAGCGGAAAAAATGGCGCGCCGCATGGCGGTCGAAGAGGGCGTTTTCTGCGGCATTTCTGCTGCCGGCGCCTGCGAAGTGGCTTTGCGCATTTCCGAAACCGTCGAGAATGCGACCATCGTGTTCATCGTCTGCGATCGCGGTGACCGCTATTTGTCTACCGGCGTGTTCCCGGCGTAG
- the rnk gene encoding nucleoside diphosphate kinase regulator: MPPITVSSLDLERIEELLDSDSFRRLAGRDALQAELDRASVVDPEEVPADLVTMNSTVVVLDEDSNMQSELTLVYPNSPQPANPVSVLAPVGSALLGLSIGQSISWPLPGGRALRLRVLDVKNQPEASGKYYR, translated from the coding sequence ATGCCGCCTATTACTGTTTCCAGTCTTGACCTGGAACGGATCGAGGAATTGCTGGATTCGGATTCATTCCGGCGGCTGGCCGGGCGGGATGCGCTGCAGGCGGAGCTGGACCGCGCCAGTGTGGTCGATCCGGAGGAAGTGCCGGCCGATCTGGTGACCATGAATTCGACCGTGGTGGTCCTCGACGAGGATTCGAATATGCAAAGCGAACTGACGCTGGTGTACCCGAATTCGCCCCAGCCCGCCAATCCGGTCTCGGTGCTGGCGCCGGTGGGTAGCGCCCTGCTTGGCTTGTCGATTGGCCAGTCGATTTCCTGGCCGTTACCGGGCGGGCGCGCGTTGCGCCTGCGTGTGCTGGATGTCAAAAACCAGCCTGAAGCCAGCGGCAAATATTACCGCTGA
- a CDS encoding DUF1415 domain-containing protein, whose product MSTTLPPSAEQAVAATRNWVDKAVIGLNLCPFAKAVQVKQLIRYVASPATSPEQLAEELARELLLLQAAAPEEIDTTLLIHPGVLTDFYDYNDFLRLADDILIDLGLEGELQIASFHPDYQFADAAPDAIENHTNRSPYPTLHLLRESSLDAAVAAFPDAADIFEKNIETLRRLGPAGWKALKLDK is encoded by the coding sequence ATGTCCACCACACTCCCGCCGAGCGCGGAACAAGCCGTTGCTGCAACCCGGAACTGGGTCGACAAGGCCGTCATCGGTCTGAACCTTTGCCCGTTCGCCAAGGCCGTGCAAGTCAAGCAACTGATCCGCTACGTCGCCAGCCCCGCCACCAGCCCGGAGCAACTGGCCGAAGAACTGGCGCGCGAACTATTGCTGCTGCAAGCCGCTGCGCCGGAAGAAATCGACACCACCCTGCTGATCCATCCCGGGGTACTCACCGATTTTTACGACTACAACGATTTTCTCCGGCTGGCCGATGACATCCTGATCGATCTCGGCCTGGAAGGCGAGCTGCAAATTGCCAGTTTTCACCCGGACTACCAGTTTGCCGATGCCGCCCCGGATGCCATTGAAAACCATACCAACCGCTCCCCCTACCCTACCCTGCACCTGTTGCGCGAATCCAGCCTGGATGCGGCGGTCGCAGCGTTTCCCGATGCCGCCGATATTTTCGAAAAGAACATCGAAACCTTGCGAAGACTCGGGCCCGCCGGCTGGAAAGCGCTCAAGCTGGATAAATAA
- a CDS encoding ComEA family DNA-binding protein — MLKKILLVLGMLSVNLCFALVPVDVNKADQAALDGIKGIGPTTSKAILDERKRAGAFKDWTDFSARVKGIGDKKSANLSKAGLTVNGQSLANAPAAAAAAPKIASAVSLPNVPNGKPDSKQARADVRK; from the coding sequence ATGTTGAAAAAAATATTGCTGGTTCTTGGCATGCTGAGCGTAAACCTTTGCTTTGCCCTGGTTCCGGTGGATGTGAACAAGGCGGATCAGGCCGCCCTTGATGGGATCAAGGGCATAGGGCCGACCACTTCCAAGGCCATCCTGGATGAGCGCAAGCGCGCCGGCGCTTTCAAGGATTGGACGGACTTTTCCGCACGCGTGAAGGGTATCGGCGACAAGAAATCCGCAAATCTCTCCAAAGCCGGCTTGACCGTCAACGGCCAGTCGCTGGCAAATGCGCCGGCAGCGGCCGCAGCTGCGCCGAAAATCGCAAGTGCGGTGTCACTGCCTAATGTGCCTAATGGCAAGCCGGACAGCAAGCAGGCCAGGGCTGATGTGAGGAAATAA
- a CDS encoding LapA family protein has translation MRLVSKIIWSLLFIIVFVVALKNMDREATLAFFSGHEVHAPLPLVLLAFTVIGFVLGVLAMTPTFFRQRRDLAKQRKAIKTMQQDSEAQQLARSQPPSADAIAGA, from the coding sequence ATGAGGCTGGTTTCGAAAATAATCTGGAGCTTACTGTTCATCATCGTGTTCGTCGTGGCGCTGAAGAACATGGACAGGGAAGCGACCCTGGCGTTCTTTTCCGGCCATGAGGTGCATGCCCCGCTGCCGCTGGTGCTGCTGGCATTTACTGTGATTGGTTTCGTGCTGGGGGTGCTGGCGATGACGCCGACGTTCTTCCGGCAGCGGCGCGACCTGGCGAAACAGCGCAAGGCCATCAAGACCATGCAACAGGACAGCGAAGCGCAGCAGCTGGCGCGTTCGCAGCCGCCATCCGCCGATGCCATCGCCGGCGCCTGA
- a CDS encoding amylo-alpha-1,6-glucosidase: MATKIQLDEQWYILATSSPADERRRVLKHNDTFGLFDRFGDIQPIGMGEEGIYHGDTRFLSHQELLIEGVRPMFLNSSVKDDSSLLIIELMNPDLHPEGGDTVAKGLLHIFRAKLLWQGACYEHVRVVNFGLDAVKADICMEFGADFADIFQVRGYQRHGHGELLEPQTANGELLLGYRGLDEVTRRTRISFEPQPDKLSANRAEFRLQLPPKGEVHVYATIQCEQGPQAARPGSALSEADAYLQAYNDASESIGTYRNCRCSIVTSNALVNQWLDRSVSDLDMLTSSMPEGSYPFAGVPWYSTTFGRDGILTARECLWVDPRLARGVLAFLARTQATEIDPARDAEPGKILHEARNGELAALDEVPFRRYYGTVDATPLFVGLAGAYYERTGDIEFIRSIWPNVLRALDWIDHYGDADGDGFVEYARKSENGLQQQGWKDSHDSIFHSDGSMAQAPIALCEVQGYVYEAKLRAAQLAEILGEAALAPALRESARLLKQRFNEAFWCEELGSYVIALDGDKRQCAVASSNAGHALWSGIASPEYAARVAGRLLGEDFFCGWGIRTISSKEVRYNPMAYHNGSVWPHDNALIAEGMARYGLTDKALTVFSGMFDVSLYVDQHRLPELFCGFEKRPGEGPTLYPVACSPQAWAAGCVYYLLQACLGLSFDPDKAEIRFRHPRLPPFLETVEINGLSLNDATVDLRLQRYPNNVGINVVRKEGRAEVVVMA; encoded by the coding sequence ATGGCTACCAAAATTCAGCTCGACGAGCAATGGTATATCCTGGCGACATCTTCGCCAGCCGATGAACGCAGGCGGGTGCTCAAGCATAACGACACCTTCGGCCTGTTCGACCGCTTCGGCGACATCCAGCCGATCGGCATGGGCGAGGAGGGGATTTACCACGGCGATACCCGATTTTTGTCGCATCAGGAATTGCTGATCGAAGGCGTCCGCCCCATGTTTCTCAATTCATCGGTCAAGGACGACAGCAGCCTGCTGATCATTGAACTGATGAATCCCGACCTGCATCCGGAGGGTGGCGACACGGTTGCCAAGGGCCTGTTGCATATTTTTCGCGCCAAACTGTTGTGGCAGGGCGCCTGCTATGAGCATGTGCGTGTCGTCAACTTCGGGCTGGATGCGGTCAAGGCCGATATCTGCATGGAATTCGGCGCCGACTTTGCGGATATTTTCCAGGTGCGCGGTTACCAGCGTCATGGCCATGGCGAATTGCTGGAGCCGCAAACCGCCAACGGTGAGCTGCTGCTTGGCTATCGCGGTCTCGACGAGGTCACGCGCAGAACCCGCATCAGCTTCGAGCCGCAGCCAGACAAACTGAGCGCCAATCGTGCCGAATTTCGCCTGCAGCTGCCGCCGAAAGGCGAAGTGCATGTGTATGCCACCATTCAATGCGAGCAGGGGCCGCAGGCGGCGCGGCCAGGCAGCGCGCTGTCCGAGGCCGACGCCTATCTGCAGGCCTACAATGATGCCAGCGAGTCGATCGGCACCTACCGCAATTGCCGCTGCAGCATCGTGACTTCGAACGCCCTGGTCAACCAGTGGCTGGATCGCTCCGTTTCCGACCTCGACATGCTGACCTCGTCCATGCCGGAAGGCAGCTATCCATTCGCGGGCGTGCCCTGGTACTCGACCACCTTCGGCCGCGACGGCATTCTGACAGCGCGTGAATGCCTTTGGGTCGATCCGCGGCTGGCCAGGGGGGTGCTGGCTTTCCTGGCGCGAACCCAGGCCACCGAAATCGATCCGGCGCGCGATGCGGAGCCTGGCAAGATCCTGCACGAAGCACGCAACGGCGAACTGGCTGCGCTCGATGAAGTGCCGTTTCGCCGTTACTACGGCACGGTGGATGCGACGCCCTTGTTTGTCGGCTTGGCGGGAGCCTACTACGAACGCACCGGCGACATCGAGTTCATCCGCTCGATCTGGCCGAACGTGCTGCGCGCGCTCGACTGGATCGACCATTACGGCGACGCCGACGGCGATGGCTTCGTCGAGTATGCGCGCAAGAGCGAAAACGGCTTGCAGCAGCAAGGTTGGAAGGATTCGCACGACTCGATTTTTCACAGCGATGGCAGCATGGCGCAGGCGCCCATCGCCCTGTGCGAAGTGCAGGGCTATGTCTACGAAGCGAAACTGCGGGCGGCGCAACTGGCGGAAATACTCGGCGAAGCTGCGCTGGCGCCGGCCTTGCGCGAGTCTGCGCGCTTGCTCAAGCAGCGCTTCAATGAAGCGTTCTGGTGCGAGGAGCTCGGCAGTTATGTCATCGCGCTCGATGGCGACAAGCGGCAATGTGCGGTGGCCTCATCCAATGCCGGCCATGCCTTGTGGAGCGGTATCGCCAGCCCGGAGTATGCCGCCAGGGTGGCCGGGCGCCTGCTGGGCGAGGACTTTTTCTGCGGCTGGGGTATCCGTACCATTTCCAGCAAGGAGGTGCGCTACAATCCGATGGCCTACCATAACGGTTCGGTCTGGCCCCATGACAATGCGCTGATCGCCGAGGGCATGGCGCGCTACGGCCTGACTGACAAGGCGCTGACGGTGTTTTCCGGCATGTTCGATGTCAGCCTGTATGTCGATCAGCATCGCTTGCCTGAACTGTTCTGCGGCTTCGAAAAACGCCCTGGCGAGGGCCCGACGCTGTACCCGGTCGCCTGTTCGCCGCAGGCTTGGGCGGCCGGCTGCGTGTATTACCTGCTGCAGGCGTGCCTGGGTCTGTCCTTCGATCCGGATAAAGCCGAGATCCGCTTCCGTCATCCGCGCCTGCCGCCTTTCCTGGAGACCGTTGAGATCAACGGGCTGTCGCTCAATGACGCCACCGTCGATCTGCGGCTGCAGCGCTACCCCAACAATGTCGGCATCAACGTGGTGCGCAAGGAAGGGCGCGCGGAGGTGGTGGTGATGGCGTGA
- the lapB gene encoding lipopolysaccharide assembly protein LapB has translation MEFQIWWLLGMPVFFGLGWIAARVDIRQLISESRSLPKGYYNGLNFLLNEQPDKAIDAFIDILKLDPESAELHFALGSLFRRRGETERAIRVHRNLLARPDLPREQQAQAQYELGQDYLKAGLLDRAEESFKGLIDSQYSAQARRAVLEIYQREKEWQRAIEAARGLQESGAGLRQTEIAQFYCELAQDELVHTHPDAALALLEQALATDRASVRAAILSGDAYLAKGDAEAALLAWRRVEQQSVPHVALVAQRLMDGYRQVGRPQEGLNLLKSYLAQAPSIDLLEVAFKAVLELDGETVANQLISDELRRTPTLLGLDKLLEARLASVPPEMRGELTLVKNLVHSYTQKLARYQCSHCGFKARQYYWQCPGCSLWETYPPRRTEELNVLN, from the coding sequence ATGGAATTTCAAATCTGGTGGTTGCTGGGCATGCCGGTCTTTTTCGGACTGGGATGGATTGCTGCGCGGGTCGATATCAGGCAGCTGATATCGGAATCGCGCAGCCTGCCCAAGGGTTATTACAATGGCTTGAATTTTTTGCTCAACGAGCAGCCGGACAAGGCGATCGACGCGTTCATCGATATTCTCAAGCTTGATCCGGAAAGCGCCGAACTGCATTTCGCCCTGGGTAGCCTGTTCCGTCGCCGCGGCGAGACCGAGCGCGCCATCCGGGTCCACCGGAACCTGCTGGCGCGGCCGGATTTGCCGCGCGAGCAGCAGGCGCAGGCGCAATACGAGCTGGGACAGGATTATCTGAAAGCCGGTTTGCTGGATCGGGCCGAGGAAAGCTTCAAGGGCTTGATCGATAGCCAGTACAGTGCGCAGGCGCGTCGCGCCGTGCTGGAAATCTACCAGCGTGAAAAGGAATGGCAGCGCGCCATCGAGGCCGCGCGCGGGCTGCAGGAGTCCGGCGCCGGTTTGCGCCAGACCGAAATCGCCCAGTTCTATTGTGAACTGGCGCAGGACGAGCTGGTGCATACCCATCCCGATGCCGCCCTGGCCTTGCTGGAGCAGGCGCTGGCCACCGACCGCGCCAGCGTGCGCGCCGCCATCCTCTCAGGTGACGCTTATCTCGCCAAGGGGGATGCCGAGGCGGCGCTGCTTGCCTGGCGCCGGGTCGAGCAGCAAAGCGTGCCGCATGTGGCGCTGGTGGCGCAGCGCCTGATGGATGGCTACCGCCAGGTCGGCCGCCCGCAGGAAGGGCTCAACCTGTTGAAATCCTATCTGGCGCAGGCGCCTTCCATCGACCTTCTGGAAGTGGCATTCAAGGCGGTGCTGGAACTGGACGGCGAAACCGTGGCGAACCAGTTGATCAGCGACGAATTGCGCCGTACACCAACCCTGCTGGGCCTGGATAAATTGCTGGAGGCGCGGCTGGCCAGCGTGCCGCCGGAAATGCGCGGTGAGTTGACTCTGGTTAAGAATCTGGTGCACAGCTATACGCAAAAACTGGCGCGCTACCAGTGCAGCCACTGCGGTTTCAAGGCGCGCCAGTATTACTGGCAATGTCCGGGCTGCAGCCTTTGGGAAACCTACCCGCCACGCCGCACTGAAGAACTCAATGTCCTGAATTAA
- the rpsA gene encoding 30S ribosomal protein S1 produces the protein MSTVATSPESAGFESFAALFEESLSRQDMRSGEVISAEVVRIDHNFVIVNAGLKSEAFIPLEEFKNDNGELEVNVGDFISVAIESLENGFGDTILSRDKAKRLASWLALEKAMESGEIVTGTVNGKVKGGLTVLTNGIRAFLPGSLVDTRPVKDTSPYEGKTLEFKVIKLDRKRNNVVLSRRAVVEASMGEERAKLMETLKEGTIVNGIVKNITDYGAFVDLGGIDGLLHITDLAWRRVRHPSEVLTVGQEITAKVLKFDQEKNRVSLGVKQLGDDPWTGLSRRYPQGTRLFGKVTNLTDYGAFVEVEQGIEGLVHVSEMDWTNKNVAPNKVVQLGDEVEVMVLEIDEERRRISLGMKQCKANPWDDFAINHKKGDKVRGAIKSITDFGVFIGLSGNIDGLVHLSDLSWTEAGEEAVRRFKKGDELEAIVLAIDVERERVSLGVKQLEGDPFNNYAAMNDKGSIVNGTVKSVEPKGAVIQLSDEVEGYLRASEISRDRVEDAGTHLKVGDAVEALVINIDRKARSIQLSIKAKDNAETQEAMQKMASDSSAASGTTSLGALLKAKLDNKQ, from the coding sequence ATGTCTACTGTTGCTACCTCCCCTGAATCCGCTGGTTTCGAGAGCTTTGCCGCCCTGTTCGAGGAATCGCTGTCGCGCCAGGACATGCGCTCCGGCGAAGTGATTTCCGCCGAAGTCGTGCGCATCGACCACAATTTCGTGATCGTCAACGCCGGCCTGAAGTCCGAAGCTTTCATCCCGCTCGAAGAATTCAAGAATGACAACGGCGAACTCGAAGTCAACGTCGGCGATTTCATCTCCGTTGCCATCGAATCCCTGGAAAACGGTTTCGGCGACACCATCCTGTCGCGCGACAAGGCCAAGCGCCTGGCATCGTGGCTCGCGCTTGAAAAAGCGATGGAGTCCGGCGAGATCGTCACCGGTACCGTCAATGGCAAGGTCAAGGGCGGCCTGACCGTTCTGACCAACGGCATCCGCGCCTTCCTGCCGGGTTCGCTGGTCGACACCCGTCCGGTCAAGGACACCTCCCCGTATGAAGGCAAGACCCTGGAATTCAAGGTCATCAAGCTGGATCGCAAGCGCAACAACGTGGTGCTGTCGCGCCGCGCAGTGGTTGAAGCCTCGATGGGCGAAGAGCGCGCCAAGCTGATGGAAACCCTGAAAGAAGGCACCATCGTCAACGGTATCGTCAAGAACATCACCGACTACGGCGCATTCGTGGATCTGGGCGGCATCGACGGCCTGCTGCACATCACCGACCTGGCATGGCGTCGCGTGCGTCATCCGTCGGAAGTGCTGACGGTTGGCCAGGAAATCACTGCCAAGGTCCTGAAGTTCGACCAGGAAAAGAACCGCGTCTCGCTGGGCGTCAAGCAACTGGGCGACGATCCGTGGACTGGTCTGTCGCGTCGTTACCCGCAAGGCACCCGTCTGTTCGGCAAGGTCACCAACCTGACCGACTACGGCGCATTCGTGGAAGTCGAGCAAGGCATCGAAGGCCTGGTGCACGTCTCCGAAATGGACTGGACCAACAAGAACGTGGCCCCGAACAAGGTTGTCCAGCTGGGCGACGAAGTCGAAGTCATGGTCCTGGAAATCGACGAAGAGCGTCGCCGTATCTCCCTGGGCATGAAGCAGTGCAAGGCCAATCCTTGGGATGATTTCGCGATCAACCACAAGAAGGGCGACAAAGTCCGTGGCGCCATCAAGTCGATCACCGACTTCGGCGTGTTCATCGGCCTGTCGGGCAATATCGACGGCCTGGTGCACCTGTCCGACCTGTCCTGGACCGAAGCTGGCGAAGAAGCCGTGCGTCGTTTCAAGAAGGGCGACGAACTGGAAGCCATCGTGCTGGCGATCGATGTCGAGCGCGAACGCGTTTCGCTGGGCGTCAAGCAGCTCGAAGGCGACCCGTTCAACAACTACGCTGCCATGAACGACAAGGGTTCGATCGTCAACGGTACCGTCAAGTCGGTTGAGCCGAAGGGCGCCGTGATCCAGTTGTCCGACGAAGTCGAAGGCTACCTGCGCGCCTCCGAAATCTCCCGCGATCGCGTGGAAGATGCCGGTACGCACCTGAAGGTCGGCGATGCCGTCGAAGCGCTGGTCATCAACATCGACCGCAAGGCTCGCAGCATCCAGTTGTCGATCAAGGCCAAGGACAATGCAGAAACCCAGGAAGCCATGCAAAAGATGGCTTCTGACTCGAGCGCCGCTTCCGGCACCACGAGCCTGGGCGCATTGTTGAAAGCCAAGCTCGACAACAAGCAATAA
- a CDS encoding glycosyltransferase family 4 protein, giving the protein MKIAQVAPLFERVPPKAYGGTERVISYLTEELVRQGHDVTLFASGDSITAATLVPVIDQSLRLNSFRQEWLIYHTMMLDQVLAMAAEFDVIHFHTDFLHFPLTRELPVAHITTLHGRLDLPDLVPLYRHFKHVPLVSISQSQRSPLPWVNWRDTVYHGLPTDLYEFHAKPGEYFAFVGRISPEKRVDRAIEIALRCGVPLKIAAKIDRADHAYFKEHIEKLFHHPLVEYIGEIGEDDKRGLLGQARALLFPIDWPEPFGLVLIEAFACGTPVIAYRHGSVPEIVEDGATGFLVGDQEQAVRSAQRIADIDRARCRRTFEHRFTAQRMAENYLQVYRNVQDARRTQSNQPE; this is encoded by the coding sequence ATGAAAATAGCGCAAGTTGCTCCTTTGTTTGAACGGGTGCCGCCGAAAGCTTATGGTGGTACCGAGCGAGTCATTTCTTACCTGACTGAAGAACTGGTGCGGCAAGGGCATGATGTGACGCTGTTTGCCAGTGGTGATTCCATTACTGCGGCGACGCTGGTGCCCGTCATCGATCAAAGCCTGCGGCTCAATTCGTTTCGCCAGGAATGGCTGATCTATCACACGATGATGCTCGATCAGGTGCTGGCGATGGCCGCGGAATTCGATGTGATCCATTTTCATACCGATTTTTTGCATTTCCCGCTGACCAGGGAATTGCCTGTGGCGCATATCACCACCTTGCATGGCAGGCTGGATTTGCCGGATCTGGTACCGCTGTATCGCCATTTCAAGCATGTACCGCTGGTGTCTATTTCCCAGAGTCAGCGCAGTCCTTTGCCATGGGTAAACTGGCGCGATACGGTCTATCATGGTTTGCCGACCGATTTGTATGAATTCCACGCAAAGCCGGGTGAATACTTTGCATTCGTCGGCAGGATTTCGCCCGAAAAACGCGTGGATCGTGCGATTGAGATCGCGCTTCGCTGTGGTGTGCCGCTCAAGATTGCGGCCAAAATCGATCGTGCCGACCATGCCTATTTTAAAGAGCACATCGAAAAATTGTTTCATCATCCTCTGGTCGAATACATTGGCGAAATCGGCGAGGACGACAAGCGTGGCTTGCTGGGGCAGGCGCGCGCCTTGCTGTTTCCAATCGACTGGCCAGAACCATTCGGCCTGGTCTTGATCGAAGCTTTCGCTTGCGGCACTCCTGTCATTGCGTATCGGCATGGGTCGGTGCCGGAAATTGTGGAAGATGGCGCCACCGGTTTTCTTGTCGGCGACCAGGAACAGGCCGTGCGGTCAGCGCAAAGGATAGCTGACATTGACCGTGCGCGTTGCCGGCGTACCTTTGAGCATCGCTTCACGGCGCAGCGCATGGCGGAAAATTATTTGCAGGTGTATCGCAACGTGCAGGATGCGCGCCGCACACAAAGTAACCAGCCGGAGTAA
- the cmk gene encoding (d)CMP kinase encodes MTSAHPIPVITIDGPTASGKGTVSHLVAQQLGFHYLDSGALYRLTALSALRKGVALGDEHALAKLARALHCSFAGEDVFLGQENVAAAIRAEEVGNTASKIAALPAVRQALFGLQLDFHKAPGLVADGRDMGSVIFPHAPLKVFLTASVEARAERRYKQLIGKGFPANMDDLLKDLRERDERDTNRKVAPLKPAEGAYVLDTSAMNAQQAVEQVLGWYAGLKKQHVV; translated from the coding sequence ATGACCTCAGCTCATCCCATACCTGTCATTACCATCGATGGCCCGACGGCCTCCGGCAAGGGCACGGTCTCGCACCTGGTGGCCCAGCAGCTGGGTTTTCATTATCTCGATTCCGGCGCGCTGTACCGGCTGACCGCCTTGTCAGCCCTGCGCAAGGGCGTAGCGCTGGGGGACGAGCATGCGCTCGCCAAGTTGGCACGCGCTCTGCACTGTTCCTTTGCCGGCGAAGATGTTTTCCTCGGGCAGGAGAACGTGGCGGCGGCGATCCGCGCCGAAGAGGTTGGCAATACCGCATCGAAAATTGCCGCTCTGCCAGCAGTTCGCCAAGCCTTGTTCGGCTTGCAGCTGGATTTTCACAAGGCGCCCGGCCTGGTCGCCGATGGCCGCGACATGGGGTCGGTAATTTTCCCCCACGCACCGTTAAAAGTGTTCCTGACTGCAAGTGTTGAGGCACGTGCGGAAAGACGCTATAAGCAATTGATTGGCAAGGGTTTTCCTGCTAATATGGACGACCTTCTAAAGGATTTGAGGGAGCGCGACGAACGTGATACCAATCGCAAAGTCGCGCCGCTCAAGCCCGCCGAAGGGGCATATGTTCTGGATACTTCTGCAATGAACGCCCAACAGGCGGTCGAGCAGGTGCTCGGATGGTATGCCGGGCTGAAAAAGCAGCACGTGGTCTGA
- a CDS encoding YaeQ family protein has protein sequence MALKATIFKIDLQIADMDRNYYAEHALTIARHPSETDERMMVRVLAFACHADPALSFGKGLSSEDEPDLWQKDLTGAIDLWIEVGLPDEKRLLKASGRAAQVVVYSYGSAASIWWKQIAGKIERAKNISVRHVPQEASLALAKLAQRTMQLQCTVQDNQMWFTAAAGDAVAVEVLEWRHARN, from the coding sequence ATGGCACTCAAGGCCACCATTTTTAAAATAGACTTGCAGATCGCCGACATGGACCGTAATTACTACGCTGAACATGCGCTGACGATCGCGCGTCATCCGTCGGAAACCGATGAGCGCATGATGGTGCGCGTGCTGGCTTTCGCCTGTCATGCCGATCCGGCTTTAAGCTTCGGCAAGGGCTTGAGCAGCGAGGACGAGCCGGACCTGTGGCAAAAGGATTTGACCGGCGCCATCGACTTGTGGATCGAGGTCGGTCTGCCGGATGAAAAACGCTTGCTCAAGGCCAGCGGCAGGGCTGCACAGGTGGTGGTCTACAGCTATGGCAGCGCGGCGTCGATATGGTGGAAGCAAATTGCCGGGAAAATCGAACGGGCTAAAAATATCTCGGTCCGCCATGTGCCGCAGGAAGCCAGCCTGGCGCTGGCAAAGCTGGCCCAGCGCACCATGCAGTTGCAGTGCACTGTGCAGGACAATCAGATGTGGTTCACGGCAGCGGCGGGGGATGCCGTGGCGGTCGAGGTGCTGGAATGGCGTCATGCCAGAAATTGA
- a CDS encoding integration host factor subunit beta, with the protein MTKSELIARLAERYPQLVAKDADYTVKTILDAMADALAGGQRIEIRGFGSFALNSRPPRIGRNPKSGDKVMVPEKRVPHFKPGKELRERVDAMVGQPIRDD; encoded by the coding sequence ATGACAAAGTCGGAGCTGATTGCCCGCCTGGCCGAACGTTATCCGCAACTGGTCGCAAAGGATGCGGATTACACGGTCAAGACCATCCTCGATGCGATGGCCGACGCCCTGGCGGGCGGTCAGCGCATCGAGATCCGTGGTTTCGGCAGCTTTGCCTTGAACAGCAGGCCGCCGCGCATCGGTCGCAACCCGAAGTCGGGCGACAAGGTGATGGTGCCCGAAAAACGGGTGCCGCACTTCAAGCCGGGCAAGGAATTGCGCGAGCGGGTCGATGCGATGGTCGGGCAGCCGATCAGGGATGACTGA